Within the Hevea brasiliensis isolate MT/VB/25A 57/8 chromosome 2, ASM3005281v1, whole genome shotgun sequence genome, the region ttatattaaaaatttattagcaTTAACACAAAACTAGGATTTAAAGAGTCAAAAGACATTCTAATTTATGTTGGAAATtcgacagagttttccctatacttTGGACTTTTCCAAATTACAAAGTAGCTCAAACAACACTTTTATAACCAAAGGCCTCAGGCCCATATCTCAACAACATTACACAACCCCTTCTAGGCCTACTAAATCAGAAAAATCTCAAGTAATTACATAATTTAGTTATAAGGCTTAAAACTAACATTTTACAAAAACCAactaaattaactttaaaaattctataattatGCCCCGCAATCTTTAACGATGCTATtatgctattgcaaaaggaattataattttttaattacttatgaatattttaaaaatttttatcctaAACTTGGCATTAGGTAAACAAAGCAATTTGGAGTTTGAATTTGCCTACGCCAATTCTGACACTTGAAATGCTTTTGGGGCGTTTGAAAATGGTAGGATGGACTGTAATATTGACTTACTTCCAAAGTGAATCCGACGGCTTGTTTGTCTGGCCCGAAAATATAATGCAGATTGCCGATAGAATTTTCACGAAATGAGAATACCTACGTAAAGACCACAACACTAGGagttaaaatgtaatttttactTAAATAAATAAGCTCAATAAAAGGCTTGAAAAAATACTGCAAAGTTTATGGCACCCATTGGAATTTTGAtgtcaaaaaaatttgaaatgtacGTCGTTGTGAAGCCCTCATAGAGTGGAGTGTGCCGGTGGTCTCGGAATTCTCGTGGTGTTCCCGTTTTGGGAGAAATCTAGTCCAAaagttgaaatgggctaaaactttctagGCTTAATTCAGACAAATCGCTCCATGAAAATGGGTGTTCTAGGTTTCTTTTAAAAGCTCTCGAGGAGTAAAGCAAAATGGACACAAGACTCGATTTGATTGGTGGCCAGATCTACCGGAATCGGCCCTAGAAGCTCAAGCTGCGCTTGCAGGAAGGGAGGGCTTTAGGCGCATTTTTCTGGCCATTGGAGGCGACCAGCGAGGAGGGTGAAGTGCGCCGGTGTGTGGGGAGGAGGGGGACGGCAGTGGTGGGtaggggagaggagagagaaaaaaggAAGAGAAGGGGAAGAGGAATGCACGTGGGAAAGGGGAAGAGGGAAAGAAAAAAGAGACTGATTCAATTCGGTCCAGTTCGATGCTGCCGGTTCAATTCAAGatacccaaaattaaatttttactcttctTTGAGATCCAAAACGAGgctcaaaaattctgaaaaaattacagaaattgtggagtccaaatatatttttaaacttgACACgtaatctttaaattaatttttttaaaatcgaTGAAATTAATTGTCTTAAAAAATTAGAACCCAATTTGGAAAATCccaaaaatttcaattaaatttcccATAATTTTAgtacaataaaatattataatttacacataaaataattatttaaaattttaggatGTTACAAGCAACAtcctataatatatatatatatatatatatatatatatatatatatatatatatatatatatatatatatatatatatatatatatatatgttacatTTTAGAGCATAttgataagttttttttttttaaccaaatAGTTTAAGAAACTTTTGTACAAAAACTATGACAAAGATAATAAATCTATAGAAAATGTCCGTGCATGGTCTTAACTAGATTTATATCAGAGGAAAAATATAGTTTAGACTTTGTTatgtatttttaaaagttaaaagccttatttatctttaaaatagtaaaaagatttatttaatctaattttaaaatttaaagagttTATTTGGATCTAAAATATTTTAAGTATTTATATGATTATTTACCGATACTTTAAGAGTCAAAATAGACATTTTTCTTATAAAATATCTTATATAGTTAGCTAAACATGGTAATAGTAAATAGATAACAAGTGGGGTTGTAGTTTCCATACAGCAATGGTACttgattattattataatttttttaaaatttgaaccaCTTTTAACTACACTCTCCATTAATCTTTGTGTGTTGTATTTTGATTTTCCTTTTATCTAAAATTATTTGTGGCAATCAACGGTGTTAactatttttttctttctatttatcctttatttttattaaatattataataaatatttatataattttttaaatgagATGAAAGaaattttgtatattattattattattattattatatttttataaaatagagGTTGTTCAATTATTTCGTTTAATTATCAAGTAAAatctaaatataataaaaaaaataaatgaaaataatattttaattaattaatagtaaTTACTGGATATAGTAAATTCTATTCATCACACTGATGATCAAAGTTTTAAAATGAATAATTTTAATATCTGAATATATAAAAAGATGAATGATTAAGAGGAAATTTTTTAATAAGgcattttaatctaaaaattattatataaattttgtagaatttattttacattttaatagaaattaattttcGTTATATAATTCTGAGAATTGAATTTTCAGaattaatcctttttttttttcaacccaaACACGCAAAACATGAAGAAGCCCACAGTGTACGTTAAAGAACACAACAGAACAGAAGAGGAGAGGAGAGGCTTGGAACCAAAATCCAGAACCATACAAATACACTTCCCCATACTCACCAACTGAAAGAGAAGGCTTCCACAAAAATCAATACATACAAAAGTGGGTCCTCACGTAAAGCTGACAAAAAACTCACCCAACGTCACGTGCTTACGTGTCAACAACTGCCACCATCACTTTCTCTCTCaacataagagaaaaaaaaaaaaaaaaagaactctcTTTATCATTCTCTTTTTCGAATCTGCAGTGATTGGGAGATCTCTTGGCCCCTCCTGGCCTTCTCCTTTTGCCTTCTCTGGGTCAGTTTCATATGGCTTTACCTTAATCTCTTTACTATCGTTAGTTTTCAGTAGTTTGAGTAGTACAGCAATGAAATAACATGCTTTGTATATTTATGCTGGTATTTAATAAATTCATGATTTTTACAGTTTGGCACATTCGAATAATCTAAAACGAATATGCTTTCTTTGCATACTCGTCTTTCTTATTACTTGCTTCCATTTGGATTTGGAGTTTTCAGGCTTTCCAGTTTAAATGTCTCTCTTACGAGTTTTTGAGCTGCTTTGGTCTCTTcttgatattttcttatttttaacttAATTTGAGCTGTTGGGTATTGGCAACATATATGTGTTTCGTGGGTGTCTTTTCAATTTTTGTTTTGATGCTTTAGAAGTCCTTTCTCTCTTCATCTGATTTTTGTTTCGTGGTaccgttcaaaaaaaaaaaagcattgttATTTTGTGTTGTTATTAATTGGATAATTAACCTGCGATGTGATTTTGGGTTTTTTGATCTGGCTTCTATTAGAAATGAAGCTTTGGAGATACTGGGAGGCTTAGGAGCGTGTCGAATTCAAGGTTTTGAGGTGTATACTGGGAGAGCCTCGCAATCTTGTGGGGGTTCATAGCTCAGGTTCTTAAGTTATGATTGAAttttgagaatttgtgtgttgAGTGATCTGAGGAATCCAAGTGTCATGTATGCTGTAGGGAGGCTGGGAAGCTATATAACCAGAGGGTTTTATACTGTCTCGGGCCCCTTTCATCCTTTTGGTGGGGCGGTGGATATCATTGTGGTGGAGCAGACAGATGGGAGCTTTAAATCCTCGCCTTGGTATGTTCGGTTTGGGAAATTTCAAGgggttttgaaggcaagagagaaGGTTGTTAACGTTAGTGTTAATGGAATTGATGCGAATTTCCACATGCATCTTGATCGGAGAGGAAAAGCTTACTTTCTTAGGGAGGTAGAAGGAGATGAAGGGGAATCTGTTTCATCATCTTCTAGTAATGAGACAGATGAACAATCCCAGAAAAGCAGGAGGCCAATGAAGTCCAAAAGTTGTGATTTTGATGGCAATCGGACAAATTCAGGTGGCCAGATTGATGGAAATAATGGGAAGATTGTCACTAGGACTAATTCCAGCTGGTCAAGGATATTTGGTCTTGTTTTTGGACAAATGTCAATGAAGGAAGATGGTTTTCGAGATGGAAATAAAGGTGATGGCGCCGGAATTGCAAGGATAAGTTCATTGGAGCAAGCAGAGATTGCAGCCAACCTCTTGGATGTGAAGTGGTCAACTAATCTTGCCACTAGTAAGTCCAGGAAAGATAATGCTTCACAGTTTTCTACTTCAGATACGTCTGATGGTAAAGGGGACAGAGATAGGCTGATCAATGATGGACGAAGCCACGTTGGCTCATCTTTGCAGGTTGCCACTGAAACCAGTGTGGGCCATTATATGTTGGCTGAGGAAACTGATTCTTGTAATATGCAAATGGGCAACAATTCCCACTCCGGTTTTGAGAATGGGGAAGTTTCTGTTGAAGAAACTAGTGTAGAAATGTCAAGTTTAGGTGCCACTGAACAAAATGTTGAGACTTTTGTATTAGATGAAAGTTTTCTGGAAGAAAAATTGGAAGAAATATCTGGAATATCAAGAACCAACAATGAACCTGGTTTACAGAATGCTGATGAAGATGGGAATTCTGAGGGTGTAATTTCTAAGAAGAGTGGGTTCAATAGAATTCAATCCTTCATTTACTGCAAGAAATCTGATAACTCATTAGTGGGGTTGGATGGTTCAAAAGAACAATCTGCAGAAACGCTGTACCTCACTAGTGGAGGACCTGGTGATGTTAATTTTTGTGCTGAAACTTTGCATGTGACAACCGAGTTACTACGCGAGGTAAATTTTCTAtctatttaacttgaaaatttactTATGAATAATCCAGaccttttgaaaaatattttctttaatgTTTTGAATGAGGGAAAGAAAACGTAATTACACCTTATTCAATGAATAAGATACTTGAATGTGAGGGAAGAAGGAACTTCTGCAAACACAATTAGGCATCACACTTATGGCTGTGAATAAGCTGACCTTCAATTTACTGTTTGTGAGAAGCTTTACCCACAGCTCAATTATAAATTGAACATGCCAGCCTAGAGCTCTTTAAGCTGAATCCAACTTAACTTTGGTTCAGCTTGTGAGCCTAGCTCATAACTGGTGCATCTATCAGTCCCGAGTGCAATGATGCCTTGTTAGGGCAATCTGATTCTTGAAAATATTCAAGTGATGTTCTCTTGAGGAGGATCTGATGAAACGAAAGCACCACGATATCAATTAGGCATCACACCTATGGTATTCAGTtggagaaaaattaaaaaaaaaaaaaagaggtttaGGGATGAAGCTTGGGTGGCTGACTTGGTCCTAAATTATTGTTCCACTTGATAGTCTCGACCTTGGCTTGCTGTCTAGCAGAATAACCAATGGATTGAGTTTATGCTAGGTACCCATACTTTTGTTTAGCTTGAGCCAGGTTAAGGCTCATGCACATTCAGCTTGCTCGTGACCAATAtcaacaattttcaaaatttgggtTGCCATTTAAGAAAACTTAGGCTCCATATACTTTTTTCTAAAGAAAGAAATGTGTAAGaaataaaattctaattttcttttttcgGGGGAAGGAGCAGCTATAATGTAGGGCTGCCCCCCCTTGGttgatttcatttctttaattgctATGCATTGATAAATGATTCTTTTGACACTGAGGTGGTCAAAATTTCATTCAGGACACAGTTACTCAGCAAGATGAGGAAATAGAGTTGGAGACAGTATGCACCGAGTTTTGTGATAATTACCCTCAACTAGCAAATCCATCTCCTTCTCCTATATGTGGCCATGATGAGGTGAACCTTGAAGTGCCATTGGCAGAGCCAAATTCCTATACTCAAATGGTTACTGTGGATCCCATAATTGGTTTGACTGAAATAGAGTCAAAGAGCTCCAGTTTTACCAACTCAGTTTGCCAATTTGAAACTGGGATAAATGTTATTACCGGGGACAAGCTACAACCCTCTTTGGAATCAGTGGGTGGTTCGGAACAACTTAATGGTGATTGTGACCTGGCAAACGCATTTAGTGTTCCAGTATCTGAGAGTTCAGAAGAAGAATTAATTTTCAGTGATCTTGATGACTTCAAACGCAAAGAAACTCAGGGAAAGTTGAAATTTTTAGATGGCGTAGTTGAAGAAAATAATCTCTCATTTTGTCCTCAGTGCACTGACGAGGTGAATGGGCCTCTCAGTATAAATGATGAATCCTTTTCATCTCAAGACAGCTTTTTCCAAAAGAATCAATTAACTGATGTTGAAACCTCTGTGGGCAATTCAAAGGAAGCATCAAGTCCCATTTCTATTCCTAACCTTCATAGGACTGCTGGTGCGGAAGTTGGGCGATTGGCAGAATCATTACCTAATATGTGGACTTGCAGTGATGATATGGGTACAGAGGATCTCCATCATCCTTTAAGCCGTTCACTGGACTCAGATTCCAAACCCTTGCAGTGGAAATTACATAGCAAAGATGAGTCATGCTGTATAAATTCAGTTAGAGACAAGGAAAACCAATCATCACCCGAGCCCTCCAATAAGGAAGATTCTCATCATCCAGAAATAAAAAATGGTGCTGCCAATCCAGCTGTTGGTAAGAATATGTGAATATTTGGTTTTATTATACCATCTTTCTTTTCTGGGCTTGCTTTAATTTCAAGTTGATTAGACAATAATGCACTGAAATGAAAACATTTCTATCATGAATTTGATAATTTCTTCTCATATTAATTTACATGAAATATGATGTTGCTGCATtcagaataaattattattttcatttttttatcatCCTTTTTGACATTTCCTTCTTGTAAGAATTATTTATTTTCAGATTAAAAATGTTACTATctctaaattttagttttattCCTATTAATTGTGATTAAACCAACGTGGAGCATTGGTTTTATTTGTTAATTGTTTTAGGTGTTTAAAAGCTCCTTATATAGCAAACCATAGAAAGCCACAAGCCTTGTGCTGTATGCAGAGATATCTCTTTGCAAACACTTATTGTATGAAGCAATGGGAGCTGAAGCTGGCTTCTCAAGCATTTGATGCTGAAAAGCTGGACATAAAGAAATTAACTTCTGTAGGTGCTACAGTTGTGAGGAATGATAGCCTTATTCTTAGAATTGGTAGCCATTAATTCCCATGGGATGAAGCTGGTCCTGTTATTGTAGGAATAGTTACATTTGGCAGTGAAATCATATGTGAACCAGCATTATCCATGTTGACCGAGTTGAGAAATCTCTTGTAGGAGATCCATCAAAAGCCATTGTTACGACTGGTGGAAGCTGGAGACTTTGGCCTTTCACTTTTAGAAGATCAAGATCTAGGAGGATCACTCAACCAACTGTAACTGGTAGGAGGAGTTCTGATGCTGAGAATTTTTCAGACAGCAATATATATATGGATGATGAAAAAAATGTGGTTAAGCCCAAGATCTCGAAAAAGATGATAAGGGCAATCGCTCCAACATCTGAAGAGTTGGCATCCTTGAATCTGAAGGAAGGAAGTAATACGGTCACATTCACATTCTCCAGTGCAATGCTGGGAAGGCAAaaggttatttttatttcattttttacttaaaaaatatTAGATTTTTTCCCCTTGTAGATGAGATTTTCAGTGTactgtttccttttcttttgttttgttttttaattttcttttcaactTATTTTTTTCAGTTAAATTTTTTTTGGATGGTTGGTTAACATTATGTTGCTCAACAGGTTGATGCTAGAATATATTTGTGGAAATGGAACACTCGCATAGTGATCTCAGATGTTGATGGGACGATAACAAAGTAAGAGTTTTCTAATGCAATAGAGTATTCCTAAATCTTttcgattttaaaattattacaagTTGAAATTTCACTGTTTTTGCAGTTGCTTGTTACTGCAATATAAAATTGGCAAAGCTACATCCTTGAACTCCATCCTAAATATTATACTTCTATAACTTTTATTGTTGTAAACATATTGTTATTTAACTAGATTCTCCATCACAGAAAAATTAGAGATTAGAGAGGAAATAGAGAGAGAAAGGGAATAAGAAATAGAAGAGgggagaaaagaagagagaacaGAATTTAGGGAGAGAAGAATGAGAATTTCATTGATAATATTCTGGAGTAGTTTCTCTAGTTGCAATAGCTGTTATTTATACAGCTTTAGATCTCTCTAGTAACTATTCCCACCTCTCTCTAACTAATTCCTAGCTGACTCTACTAACTTCCTTTATATTTCTAGAATTTGGAAAAGATCTGGTTCCAAAGAAAGAAGGAAATAGGCAAAAAAGTGGAGGAAGAACAAAAATTCCAAGAATTGCAAGAAACAAGTTTCTTGAAATGCTGGAAATGAGAAATTAAAGAAGGGAATAGAAGAAAGAACTAGAAAGTAACAGAAGAAGAAAGGATTTGATTCAAGAattcaagaaagaaagaggaagatGAACCTGATTCTTcaagaaggaaagaagaagataaAGGAATGAAAGGAAGAAATCTCAgtaaaagaggaagaagaaatttcagggagagaaggaagaagaaactGAAGGGAGAAAGGGAAGAAATTTTagggaagaagaaaagaaggaatacagggaaagaagagagaaagagagtagAATAGAGGAAAACCTAGAATTTTGGAATTTTGAAAGACTTTCATGAATTTGCTTAGGGTTACGACTCTAGCAGAAAGGGTTGGAAGCAAACCCAGTTCAGAACATGGCTTTGATACCACTTGTTATGTAACTAGATTCTCCATCATAGAAAGATTAGAAATTATATAGGAAATagagagagaaagggaaagaggaatagaagaagagaaaaaagaagagaaagaataATATTTAGGCAGAGAAGGATGAGAATTTCATTGAAAATATTGAGTAGTTTTTCTAGTTACAATATAGCTGTTATTTATATAGCTTTAGATCTCTATAGTAACTGATCCCACCTCTAACTAATTCTTAACTGACTCTGCTAACTTCCATACTATTCCTTTTTTACAGTTTCAACCCCGAAGACCCTCTATTTATTTTCAATACCCCTTATTCTCCTTATTCATAACACATATTTGAATTGGAAAGTACTTATGTAGATTATTTATCAATTATCCGCTGACTAACTGTACGGTATTTGGTCATCACAATATGTTAATAGCGTTAGATGCAAGGTTGGGTCTTAAACCCAATCTCATTCAAAGTGAGTGGTGATGTATGAAAAGTAAAGATGTTCCAAAATAGGAGCATAGAAAACTCACAAAGTAGGTCTAGCATGAATATTTACTGATCCATCTTATCTCTTTGTGCTTCTAAAATTTTAACTTTAGAACCATTATTGATGTGATACAATAACTTATGATAATGATTTTTAGCTGCTTGTGCTAGGTGTCTGAGCTCTGAGGCTTCCATCTCAGTTGTTTATTACTACATCTTTATAACTTTATTGAGGTCATTCCTTTATCATGCCAGTTGCATGAAAACATCATAATTAAGTAATTGTTTCTCTTTGAATTTCTATTTATCTGAATTGTGATGTGAAACTTTATAAGTTCATAATATCTATTTCTGAAGCTTTATCTCCTTTTGGTACATCCTTTTTGCACTTGCTAACTTGGTATTGGAGTAAGGTAGCATTACATTGATTCCCCCTTGAatgttttttaatttatttatttttcttaggTTTTCGTTTCCTGATGGCTGGGGTTTCTCCTGGACATATCTGACTTATTTCTTTGACACTATAACAGATCAGATGTTCTTGGTCAGTTCATGCCTTTGGTTGGGATGGATTGGTCACAAACTGGGGTTGCACCtttattttcagctattaaggtTTGTTGCATTTcattttatgtgtttggattagAATCTAAGCAAGAGTTCATATTTTGGAGACAATGCATGATgcatcaactttttttttttaatgacttcAAATAAGATAATTTCTTCTTGCTGTGTTCCATACAGTCTAAATTGCAGACCATCTTTTGGCCCCGAAGTCTATTTGTTAGTTTAGAATCATCCCTGCGGTGATGTAATCTTGTGTCTCGAAATGTTTAATTTTTGTCAATAGGAGTGTTGAAGATGCAAATATATTTATATGTTGTGTACAAATTGACTTGTGACTCTGATAATGTTGTTGAAGTGTAAACAGATTCAAATAGTTTTCTCATTTGTTACAGGAAAATGGGTATCAATTGCTTTTTCTAAGTGCTCGTGCAATATCTCAAGCCTATCATACTAGACAATTCCTAGTCAACCTTAAGCAGGTGATGGATGCTTAGCTCGCTATTTGAATTTTAGAACTTAGGATTAAGAAAGTTTAAATGATATGTTTCTGTCTATTTTTATTCTCAAACAGAGATGTGTCATCTCATTTGCAGAATGGGAAGGCATTACCAGATGGTCCTGTAGTCATATCCCCTGATGGTCTTTTTCCTTCGTTATTCCGTGAAGGTAACTactaaatattgaattattttctaggaaaaattactatttagtccatGCATTTTAATAGAACTAACTACTTAGtctctttatttaaaaaaaatactatttaGTCTCCTATTTTTAGTTTGTTAAACTGGCCAGTCCCTCCTTCAATTTTTTCGTTGGTCAACAAGTTTTAGTTCTAGTCAAACTAATATTTAGTCcctttattttagtgaaactaattagttggtctttatattttgaaaaatactactatttagtaaaactaattagttggtttttatattttaaaaaacatattTCTAGAtgaaaaatagaaattttattgTGTGAAGACTAAATAtgaatttgcattttttttttctaaattgttGAAGTATTTTCATTTAATTCTTTGGGTTATCATTTTTGTGTTTTCTCCATTGGAAAATAATACTTTTAGATCTTCAAATAATCGAGGCAATAATCCAGGAAAATTAATTCCTAATagagaaaatacaaaaatgatgCCCCAGGAATTGTATGAATTTAAACGTgaataatttaagaaaaaaaaatgtaaattcatATTTATTGTCCACATAACAAAATTTCTATTTTTCATCCAGGAATATGTTTTTCAAAATATTGTATTTTCAAATATATTGgaactaactaattagtttcactgaaatagagagactaaataatagtgtttttcaaaatatagaagTTAACTAgttagttttactaaaatagaaTGACTAAATAGTGATTTACTAATATTAAAAATTCATTGACTAACAGAAAAACAGAGTGACTAAATAGTTTAACAGAAGCAAAATACAGGAACTAAATagtttatttttcaaaatacagtaACAAACTAGTTGGTTTCGTTAAAAAACggagactaaatagtaattttctctattttctccgaTTCTTGCAGATATTATTTCTTTGCCTGTGCTGTGCATGCATATTATTTGGTCTCATGATTTCCACTTCTTTGCAAAtcctaataataaaatttttgatGAAGGCTTTGAGCACTTATTTAATTTTATGGTGACAAATGCCTTTCCTAATTATAATTTCTGGACTAAATATCCTTTCTATTTTGTCAGTCATTAGAAGGGCTCCTCATGAATTCAAGATTGCATGCTTAGAGGTTAGTTTTCCTCTGTTCAATTCTGTCTTGACATATTCTGAAGTTCTTGAAGCTGATGCGCTTACTGTTTTATTAATCACTTCCATTGCTAAGATTTGTTTCTTCTGAtagataattttttattgtttgattAATAACAACTAAACCTTAATCCCAACTTAGTTGGGGTTATATGGATTCTTTTTCGCCGTTCAACTCTGTTTGAAACCAATACAAACCAAATTTTGTATTTTTTGATATTTCATGTAAATTATTAAGTCACtggttttttttctctatttctcCATTTGATAATAATGCTTTGAAAagtatttttctctttttctttagcTATTCTAAGTTTAGGAGACCTAGATTTTACAGTACCTCTTTCTAGAAGTGCAAAGTATTCTCTTTGAGATGCTATACTTTATTTAGAGAGAGACAGATAAGTTGTGATAGTTAACATCCTTTGAGTCCTAAAGAAATTTTGAGAACTTTTGAGAACTATTTTTATGGGTACACATGAAGCCATCTATATATTTATGAAGGTGAGTTCTAATGCTTTTCTAATTCTCAATATCAGGATATCAAGGCATTGTTTCCTTTGGATTGCAACCCTTTCTATGCTGGTTTTGGAAATAGAGATACAGATGAGATTAGCTACCTTAAGGTTGGAATACCGAAGGGAAAAATCTTCATCATCAATCCCAAGGCAAGTCCAAGGCCTTTGTGATCTAGAAGAAGCATTTTAAAATGCTTTGCTAATATCTTTATTGTCAGTTTGTCCTTCTGATGGTTTACATTTTCAGGGTGAGGTTGCTGTGAACCGCCGTGTTGACACAAAATCATACACTACGCTTCATGATCTTGTGCAGGGGATGTTCCCAACCATGACATCATCTGAGCAGGTTTAAGCAAACTTTTCCACTCTATGCTTGAGTTGGTTTGGCTTAAGCAAACTTTACATGAACCATCCTTTTATCTCTCAAATTATTTCTCAATTTTCAGATTTAGTTAATTCTTCTGTGAAGTGACTATTTTCTGCCTTTTCCCCCTCTTCATTTGGAACAGGAGGATTATAATTCATGGAATTTCTGGAAATTACCTCCTCTTGTAATTGATGTTTGAGGTGTCAACTGGAGATCTATCCTTAAACACCTGAATACCGAGAAAAATGTGTTTTGGCCTTGCTTGTTCTGGTTCTGTCGCTCTTCAGGTATTCCtgatttttagttttatcttgTATACAAGAACTCAAGATTGAACTTtggatttttatttgatttattatttGGAGTTATCCTTCTAACTGCATACTATTGATATAGGATTCATTTTAAAAGATTTTGAGATAGTGAATTTttcaaatttgattaaaaatattcTTCAAATAAGGAATGAAATAGTCTGTTAACTATCTTGGCATCAAAGAGTTGCACTCTTTGTTGAAGACTAAAGATGA harbors:
- the LOC110654684 gene encoding phosphatidate phosphatase PAH2 isoform X1; this encodes MYAVGRLGSYITRGFYTVSGPFHPFGGAVDIIVVEQTDGSFKSSPWYVRFGKFQGVLKAREKVVNVSVNGIDANFHMHLDRRGKAYFLREVEGDEGESVSSSSSNETDEQSQKSRRPMKSKSCDFDGNRTNSGGQIDGNNGKIVTRTNSSWSRIFGLVFGQMSMKEDGFRDGNKGDGAGIARISSLEQAEIAANLLDVKWSTNLATSKSRKDNASQFSTSDTSDGKGDRDRLINDGRSHVGSSLQVATETSVGHYMLAEETDSCNMQMGNNSHSGFENGEVSVEETSVEMSSLGATEQNVETFVLDESFLEEKLEEISGISRTNNEPGLQNADEDGNSEGVISKKSGFNRIQSFIYCKKSDNSLVGLDGSKEQSAETLYLTSGGPGDVNFCAETLHVTTELLREDTVTQQDEEIELETVCTEFCDNYPQLANPSPSPICGHDEVNLEVPLAEPNSYTQMVTVDPIIGLTEIESKSSSFTNSVCQFETGINVITGDKLQPSLESVGGSEQLNGDCDLANAFSVPVSESSEEELIFSDLDDFKRKETQGKLKFLDGVVEENNLSFCPQCTDEVNGPLSINDESFSSQDSFFQKNQLTDVETSVGNSKEASSPISIPNLHRTAGAEVGRLAESLPNMWTCSDDMGTEDLHHPLSRSLDSDSKPLQWKLHSKDESCCINSVRDKENQSSPEPSNKEDSHHPEIKNGAANPAVGDPSKAIVTTGGSWRLWPFTFRRSRSRRITQPTVTGRRSSDAENFSDSNIYMDDEKNVVKPKISKKMIRAIAPTSEELASLNLKEGSNTVTFTFSSAMLGRQKVDARIYLWKWNTRIVISDVDGTITKSDVLGQFMPLVGMDWSQTGVAPLFSAIKENGYQLLFLSARAISQAYHTRQFLVNLKQNGKALPDGPVVISPDGLFPSLFREVIRRAPHEFKIACLEDIKALFPLDCNPFYAGFGNRDTDEISYLKVGIPKGKIFIINPKGEVAVNRRVDTKSYTTLHDLVQGMFPTMTSSEQEDYNSWNFWKLPPLVIDV
- the LOC110654684 gene encoding phosphatidate phosphatase PAH2 isoform X2 — translated: MYAVGRLGSYITRGFYTVSGPFHPFGGAVDIIVVEQTDGSFKSSPWYVRFGKFQGVLKAREKVVNVSVNGIDANFHMHLDRRGKAYFLREVEGDEGESVSSSSSNETDEQSQKSRRPMKSKSCDFDGNRTNSGGQIDGNNGKIVTRTNSSWSRIFGLVFGQMSMKEDGFRDGNKGDGAGIARISSLEQAEIAANLLDVKWSTNLATSKSRKDNASQFSTSDTSDGKGDRDRLINDGRSHVGSSLQVATETSVGHYMLAEETDSCNMQMGNNSHSGFENGEVSVEETSVEMSSLGATEQNVETFVLDESFLEEKLEEISGISRTNNEPGLQNADEDGNSEGVISKKSGFNRIQSFIYCKKSDNSLVGLDGSKEQSAETLYLTSGGPGDVNFCAETLHVTTELLREDTVTQQDEEIELETVCTEFCDNYPQLANPSPSPICGHDEVNLEVPLAEPNSYTQMVTVDPIIGLTEIESKSSSFTNSVCQFETGINVITGDKLQPSLESVGGSEQLNGDCDLANAFSVPVSESSEEELIFSDLDDFKRKETQGKLKFLDGVVEENNLSFCPQCTDEVNGPLSINDESFSSQDSFFQKNQLTDVETSVGNSKEASSPISIPNLHRTAGAEVGRLAESLPNMWTCSDDMGTEDLHHPLSRSLDSDSKPLQWKLHSKDESCCINSVRDKENQSSPEPSNKEDSHHPEIKNGAANPAVGDPSKAIVTTGGSWRLWPFTFRRSRSRRITQPTVTGRRSSDAENFSDSNIYMDDEKNVVKPKISKKMIRAIAPTSEELASLNLKEGSNTVTFTFSSAMLGRQKVDARIYLWKWNTRIVISDVDGTITKSDVLGQFMPLVGMDWSQTGVAPLFSAIKENGYQLLFLSARAISQAYHTRQFLVNLKQRCVISFAEWEGITRWSCSHIP